AGCTGTCGGGCCTGCTGGTGCTGTTCCGGGGTGAGCAGGGTCCAGAAACCTGGCCCCATGCCCTGGCCATGATAGCCGCCCATCATGCCGGGGCCCATGCCCTGGCCGGGGTAGCCGCCCATCATGCCGGGCCCCATGCCCTGGCCGGGATAGCCGCCCATCATGCCGGGCCCCATGCCCTGGCCGGGGTAGCCGCCCATCATGCCGGGGCCCATGCCCTGGCCGGGATAGCCGCCCATCATGCCGGGGCCCATGCCCTGGCCGGGGTAGCCGCCCATCATGCCGGGGCCCATGCCCTGGCCGGGGTAGCCACCCATCATGCCGGGCCCCATGCCCTGGCCGGGGTAGCCGCCCCTCATGCCGGGCCCCATGCCCTGGCCGGGGTAGCCGCCCATCATGCCGGGCCCCGTGCCCTGGCCGGGGTAGCCGCCCATCATGCCGGGGCCCATGTCCTGGCCGGGATAGCCGCCCATCATGGCGGGGCCTCGGTCCTGATCATCGGGGTCCATATGCGCACCGCCATGCCCCATGGCGGCCGGGCTGGCGAGCACCGCGAGGGCCAGGGCCGTGCCCAGGGAGAGGGGAAAGCTGCGACGTTGCATGGTATGTCTCCTGGCGGGCCCGGGGCCCGCTCGAGTCAGCATCGATCGGTGGTTGCCCCGCGGTCCGCCTGTGCAACGTGCGCGGAACCCAGGTGCCTTCAAGGCTAGCTCAGCAGCGGATGTGGACCCTTGACTTGTATCAATGGCGCGGCGGGAAGTAAACCTGTGTGCAGGACATAGGTCGTTGTTATGCAGTGATTTTTCATGATTCGATCGGCGCGGGGGAGCCGGCGCTCGGCCTGGACCGCGCTCGCCTGTGGGACGCTCGCGGGCCGCGCCAGCTTCTTGTGCCTCAACGTGCTCAGCGCCCGTTGAGGGTCGCCATGAGCCGTCGGGCACCGCCCTGATCGCGATGCTCGCCGAGCCAGAGGCCCTGCCAGGTGCCGAGCGCCAGCCGACCGCCGCGCACCGCGAGGGTCAGCTGGGTGCCGAGCAGGCTCGCCGCCACATGGGCGGGCATGTCGTCCGGCCCCTCTAGCGTATGGCGGAAGTAGGGCAGGTCGCCGGGCACCAGGTCGCGCAGGAAGGCGTCCATATCATGGCGCACGTCCGGGTCGGCGTTCTCGTTGAGGGTCAGCGAGGCCGAGGTATGCAGCAGCTGCAGGTGCAGCAGGCCTACTTCCAGGTCGGCGAGCCCCGGCAGGGCGGCCGTGATCTCGTCGGTGATCAGGTGAAAGCCCCGGGGGCGGGGGGCGAGGCGGATCTCCTGCTGGTCCCAGGTCATGGTGGTCTCCCTTGGTCGTCGATTGTGGCCAGCATAAAGGGAGTATGTGCCCCTCGACACCCTGCTCGGGTGCCTAGGGTCGGCGTGTCTGACCGAGACGGGCGCGGTGGCCACCGCGCCCGTCACGTCGTCTGGATGTGGCGGTTCAGGTGGCGTCCGGCTGCGCCTGCGGGGCGGCCTGCTGGAAAGCCGGCAGCCCCCGGCAGGTGGCCACGATCCGCCGGATCGTCGGGTAGGCCGAGAGGTCGCAGTCGAAGCGCTCGGCATTGAAGACCTGGGGCACCAGGCAGATATCCGCCAGGGTCGGCGTGTCGCCGTGGCAGAACTCGCCCGTGCCGGCCTCCCGGGTCAGCATGGCCTCCAGGGCGGCGAAGCCCTCGTGGATCCAGTGGTGGTACCAGGCCAGCTTGGCCGCGTCGTCGACCTCGAGCTCGTGGACCAGGTACTTGAGCACACGCAGGTTGTCGAGGGGATGGATCTCGCTGGCCACCAGCTGGGCCAGTCCGCGGACCCGGGCCCGCCCGGCGGCGTCCGCCGGCAGCAGGGCGGGGGCGGGATGGCGCTCCTCCAGGTATTCGCAGATCGCCAGCGACTGGGTCAGGCGGTGGCCCTCGTCGGTCTCGAGCACCGGGACCAGGCCCTGGGGATTGCGGGCCCGGAAGTCGTCGCCGCGCTGCTCGCCCCTGACCAGGTTGACCGGGGCCTGGTCATAGGCCAGGCCCTTGAGGTTCAGCGCGATGCGCACCCGATAGGCGGCCGACGAGCGGAAGTAGCCATACAGCGTCGTCATGGTTGCCTCCTCGGGGCCGTCACTCGGGGTCGTACTTCACGACCTGCTGGTCGATGGCGCCGAAGATGCTCTGGCCCTGGCGGTCGAACATCTCGATGCGCACGCGATCGCCGAACCGCATGAAGGGGGTCTTCGCCTCGCCGTGGAGAATGGTTTCCACCATGCGCACCTCGGCCAGGCAGCTGTAGCCCACCCCGCCGTCGGCGACCGGCTTGCCGGGGCCGCCATCGGCGTCGGGGTTGGAGACCGTGCCGGAGCCGATGATGGCGCCGGCGCCCAGGTAGCGGGTCCTGGCCGCATGGGCCACCAGCTGCGGGAAGCCGAAGATCATGTCGGGGCCCGCCTCCGGCTCGCCGAACTTCTCGCCATTGAGGTGCACGGTGAGCGGCAGGTGGACCTTGCCGTCCTGCCAGGCGTCGCCCAGCTCGTCCGGCGTCACGCAGATCGGCGAGAAGGCGGAGGCCGGCTTGGCCTGGAAGAAGCCGAAGCCCTTGGCCAGCTCGCCCGGGATCAGGCCGCGCAGGCTGACGTCGTTGACCAGCATGACCAGCTTGATGTGGCCGGCGGCCTGCTCCGGGGCGACGGCCATGGGCACGTCGTCGGTGATCACCGCGATCTCGCCCTCGAAGTCGATGCCATGCGCCTCGCTGACGGCCTCGATGTCGTCCCGGGGTCCCAGGAAGCGATCGCCGCCGCCCTGGTACATCAGCGGATCGGTCCAGAAGGTCTCCGGCATCTCGGCATTGCGGGCCCGGCGCACCAGCTGCACATGATTGAGGTAGGCCGAGCCGTCGGCCCAGTTGTAGGTGCGCGGCAGCGGCGAGTGCAGGCTCGCCATGTCGAGGTCAAAGGCGCCCTCGGCCTGGTCCTCGTTGAGCCGGGTGTAGAGGGCCTCGAGCTGCGGGCTGAACTCGTCCCAGTTCTCGATGGCCTGCTGCAGGGTGAGGGCGATCTCGGTGGCGCGAACGGCGCGGCTGAGGTCGCGGGAGACCACGATCAGTTCGCCGTCACGACCGGTCTTGAGGGTAGCGAGTTTCATCGTCTCTTGATCCTTTCGTCAGGGGGCGAGGCCGTGGCGGCCCCGTCCGGAAGTCAGCGGTTCAGGGCTGGGTCGGGTCGAAGTGCGAGCGCAGCGTCGACCAGACATCGACGTAGTCGCGCTGGCGGAAATCGGCGTCCAGCGCGGCGCCGGTCGGGTGATAGACATAGCGGCTCTCGAACATGAAGGCCAACGTATTCCCTAGATACTGCGGTGTTAACTCTGCCGTGGAGGCCTTGTCGAAGGTCTCGGCATCCGGCCCATGCGGCGACATGCAGTTGTGCAGGCTGGCGCCTCCCGGCACGAAGCCCTCGGCCTTGGCATCGTAGGCGCCGTGGATCAGGCCCATGAACTCGCTCATCAGGTTGCGGTGGAACCAGGGCGGGCGGAAGGTGTTCTCGGCCACCATCCAGCGCGGCGGGAAGATCACGAAGTCCAGGTTGGCCATGCCCGGGGTGTCCGAGGCCGAGGTGAGCACCGTGAAGATCGAGGGATCCGGGTGGTCGAAGCTCACGGTGTTGATGGTGTTGAAGTTGGCCAGGTCGTACTTGTAGGGCGCGTAGTTGCCGTGCCAGGCCACCACGTCCAGCGGGGAATGGTCCAGGCGGGTCTGCCAGAAGCGACCGGCGAACTTGGCCACCAGCGAGATGTCGCCCGGGCGGTCCTCGTAGGCCGCGACCGGGCTCTGGAAGTCCCGGGGGTTGGCCAGGCCGTTGGCGCCGATGGGCCCCAGGCCCGGCAGTTCCAGGGGGCTGCCGTAGTTCTCGCAGACATAGCCCCGGGCCGCGTCCACCCCGTCGCCGCGCCGCACCTGGAACTTGATCCCGCGGGGGATGACCGCGATCTCGCCATTGGCCACGTCCAGCTCGCCCAGCTCGGTGCGCAGCCGCAGCGTGCCCAGCTGGGGCACGATCAGCAGTTCCCCGTCCGCGTCGTAGAAGAAGCGCTCGGTCATGTCCGCGTTGAAGGCATAGACATGCACGCCACAGCCCGACTGGGCGCCGGCGTCACCGTTGACGGCGATGGTCAGCAGACCCTCGACGAAATCGGTGGGGGCGTCGGGCAGGGGGGCCGGATCCCAGCGCATCTGGTTGGGGTCGGCGGCCGGCTCGGCCAGCGGCGCGGTGGCCACGCGCCGGTTGTCCAGCGGCTGATAGGCGCCCTGCACCACCGAGGGGCGGATGCGGTACAGCCAGCTGCGCAGGTTCTGCGGGCGCGGCGAGGTGAAGGCCGAGCCGGTCAGCTGTTCCGCATAGAGGCCATAGGCGCAGCGCTGGGGAGAGTTCTGACCCTTGGGCAAGGCATCGGGCAACGCCTCGGTGGCGAAGTGATTGCGAAAACCGCTTTGATACTCAAGGGTATCGGTGACCATCTCGTAATCCTCTGGAAATCGGCGCTGTTCCTGTTGGCCTGACGGGCCTGGCGATTCGGCGGCCTCGGCCGGGACGCCGAATGCCGGGTCAGGCGGGCCCCGGCAGTGTCTCCGATCGTGGGCGACGGGGCCCTGGCCTTACCGGCCGCCGTGGGCGAATGACGGCAATATAGTTTCTATTGAAACCATTTGTCCAGCGAGCTGGTGCACCTCCTGCCGGGAAATGTCGTAGCTGGGTATGGTAATCGAGGTAAAACAGACGGTTACCCCGTGTGTAGACTTAAGTCTTGTGCGTGAATGTCGGTTTTTTGGTTGATGATGAGACTATCCAGTGGCCGGGGTGGTGGGGCCACGGGCTGGCTGGCGCCGGCCCTGCCCGCTGTCGTACTCTCCCCGGCGACACGACCTTACTGAGGAGGGCCCATGGAGGTAGACGAGCGATCAAGCGGTGAGCATGGGGCCTCCGCCGGCGCGGAGGGGGATGCCGGATCCGGTTCCCTTCCCCGTGCGGAGCTGGATCTGTCCCAGTTCCTGCCCTATCGGCTCAACCGGCTGGCCGATCGCATCAGCGACGAGCTGGAGCGCATGTACGCCGAGCGCTACGACATCAATGTCGCCCAGTGGCGGGTGCTGGCCTGGCTCAGCCACTGCGACGAGCTGACGGCGAAGAAGATCTGCACCTACACGAACATGGACAAGGCGCGGGTCTCGCGCGCCGTTCAGGCGCTGGAGGACCGTGGCCTGATCCATCGGGAGCCGTCGGTCCACGACCAGCGCGTCCATGACCTGCACCTGACCCCGGCGGGCGAGGAACTGCTCGCGAGCCTGGTCCCCGATGCGCAGGCCTGGGAAGCCGAACTGGTGGCCACCCTGAGCGTTGGCGAGTATCGCGACCTGTTCAATGCCATGGGCAAGCTGGAGCGGCAGCTGGAGCGGATCGGCCGGCGTTAGCCCTTCGCCTCGCCGTACCCCGTCACCCTCTCCGACAGCCGGCCTGCGCCGGGTGTCCTCGCTGTGGCGCTGCGTGATTCTTGGCGGCAGTGCCCGCGATCCCTCTATCAGGTGAAGTCGCGCAGCTCGTCGGGGCCGAGGTTGGCGCCGGTGAGCACCACCACCAGGTCGCCGTCCGGCGGCAGGTCGGGCCCGTGCCTGGCCAGCAGGGCGGCGATGCCCACGGCGGCGCCGGGCTCGACCATCAGCTTGGCGCCGTAGAGCAGGTGATGCATGGCGCGCTCGAGGTCGGCCTCGCCGACCTGCGCCAGGGCCGTCACATGGGCCCGGCACAGCGGGTAGGTGTGCTCGCCGACGATGGCCGCGGCGAGGCTCTTGGCGGCGGTCTCGACCCGGGCCAGCGGGGCCGGGCCGCCCTCGGCCCAGGCATGGGCCATGCTGGCCGCGCCCAGGGGCTCCACCCCGATCAGGCGCAGCGACGGCCGCAGGGCCGCGGCAGCCACGCCGATGCCCGAGATCAGTCCGCCGCCGCCGATGGGGCAGAGCACGGCACTGGCCTCGGGGGCCTGGTCGAGCAGCTCCAGGCCGACGCTGCCCTGGCCGGCGATGATGCGCTCGTCGTCGTAGGGATGCACCAGGGTCAGGCCGCGCTCGTCCACCAGCCGGTGCATGAGCGTCCAGGCGGCGTGGATGTCGCCGTGGAGGATCACCTCGGCACCCAGCTCGCGGCTGCCCGCGACCTTGAAGGCGCTGGCGTCCTCGGGCATGACGATGGTCACCGGCACCCCGGCCTGGCGGGCGGCCCAGGCCAGCCCCAGGGCATGGTTGCCGGCCGAGACCGCCCCCAGGCCGCCGGCCAGCTCGTCGGGGCTCGCGGTGCGCAGCCAGTTCAGGGCCCCGCGGGCCTTGAAGGAACCGGTCCGCTGCAGCGATTCGGCCTTGAGCCAGACCCGCCGGCCGAGGCGCTCGGAGAGGCCATGGTCCGGCACCAGGGGCGTGACGGGCAGGGTGTCGCCCAGGCGCGCCCGGGCCTCGCGAAGGGTGGCGATGTCGAGCATGGGCTCTCCTGTGAGGGTCAGTCGTCGGGCGTCGTCTCGTCGGCGTCGGGGAGCAGGGCCGCGCGGAAGTAGTCGCCGATGCGCTCCCGGGTCCGGGCATACCAGGCCTCGTCCTTGGTCACCGCCCGCTCGGCGTTGAGCGGATGGGTGGGAATGTGCAGGCGCATGTCGATGCCGCTGTCCTCGTGGGTGGTGATGCGCATGGCGGCACTGTGCCGCGAGGGCCCGTAGGGAATATAGCGGGTCAGCGCCGCCTGGCGCTCGGTGGCGGTGGCGAAACGGATGAAGGCCCGGGCCGCCTCGGGATGCGGCGCCTGGCGCGGGATGGCCCACACCTCGTGCTCCTGGACCTGGCCGTCCCAGAGGATGTCGATGGGCACGTCGCGGTTGACCATGGCATCGAAGAAACGGCCGTTGTAGCCCGAGGCCATCACCACCTCGCCCTCGGCCAGCAGTTGGGGCGGGGTGCTGCCGGCCTCCCACCAGCGCAGGTCCTCCAGGCCGGCCAGGCGCTCCAGGGCCAGCGACAGGCCGCGCCGAGTGCTGAGCAGCCGGTAGAGCTCCTCGCGGGGCACGTCGTAGGACAGCAGGGCCCATTCCAGGTTGACCGAGGGGGTGCGCTGCAGGGCCCGCGGGCCGGGGAAGCGCCGCTGATCGAAGAGATCGGCGATCCGCGTGGGCCGCCGGCCGGGGAAGGCGTCGCGGCGATAGGCCACCACGGTGGCGAACACCGAGTGGGTGATGCTGCAGGGACCGAAGGCGCCGTCGATGAAGTCGCGCTCGGCGGGGGTGCCGTCCGGTGCCGGCTCGGCCAGCGACGGCGACAGCGGCGCGAGCAGCCCCTCGCGGCAGGCCGCCATGGCCTCGCTGCGGGTCATGTCCATCACGTCCCAGGGCACCTCGCCCGTGGCAACGGCCCGGCGCAGGCCGGCGAGCCCGCCATCGTAGCGGGCCACGCTGACCGGGGTGCCGGTGGCCGCGGTGAAGGGCGTGAAGAGGGCGCGCTGCTGGGCGCGCTCGTAGGCGCCCCCCCAGCTCAGCACGGTGATGCCCTCGGGGGCGGCGGCGGCCGGCCAGGCCGCCCAGAGCCCCAGTGCCAGGGCGCACGCCCGGCAGAGGCCGCTAGCCCGCACCGTGTTCCTCCCGCCGCAGCTCGTCACTGTAGCGCAGGAAGGCCCGGGCGATGCTCGCCTCGAAGACCACGCCCAGGAAGGTGTCGTCGTCATCCACCACGGCGATGGCCTCGCCGGTCATCTCCTGCAGCTGGCGCATCGCCGTCCACACCGAGGTCTGCGGGCCGAGCACCGGGCGCGGCGTCTGCGGGCAGTCGTCCACCGTGCGCGCCTCCTCGCCCTGCTCGCGGATCACCTCCAGGTCGGCCAGGGTCACGCTGCCCCGGTAGCGGCCCTCGGCGTCGACCAGGTAGGCCTCGCCGTGGCCGGCTCGGCCGAGCCGCGCCACGGCCTCGGCCACGCTGGCGTCGGGGCGCAGGGTCACGCCCTCCTGGCTCATCAGCTGCTCGAGCCGGGCGTCCTCGAGCACCGCGCGGCTGCGCCCCGAGGAGAGGTCGAGCCCGCGCCCGGCGAGCTGGATGTCGAACAGCGAGCGGCCGAACAGCTGGGCGGCGATGGGGCTCGCCAGGGTCACGCTGGCCAGGGCCGCGGTGGTCAGGGCATAGCTGCCGGTGAGCTCGAAGACGATCAGCAGGCTGGTCAGGGGGGCGCCGATCACCGGCGCGGTCACCGCCACCATGCCGCAGATGGCGTAGAAGACGAAGGTGTCCTGGGCGCCGCCGGCCGCGGCCACCAGGGTGCCGCACAGCGCACCGAAGAGGGTGCCGATCACCAGCGCCGGGCTGAACACCCCGCCACCGAAGCCCATCCCCAGGCACAGCGCCGTGGCCGCCAGCTTGAGCACCAGCACCACGCCCAGCTCGAGGCCGCCGAAGGCCCCGGCGATGGTGGCGAAGCGCAGGGCCTCCTGGCCCATGCCCAGGATGTCGGGGACCCACAGCGCGACCACGCCGAGCATCGCCCCGGCCAGCGCCGGGCGCAGCGGGGGCGCCAAAGGCAGGCGAGCGGCGAGGCGGCCCACCGCCAGGATGCTGCGCATGTAGGCGCCGGCCACCAGGGCGCCGAGGCCGCCGATGGCGAGGAAGGCGGCGAACTCCCAGGGTCGGGGCAGGGCGGGCTCGACCACGTGGAAGAGGGCCCCGCGGGCCAGCACGTTGGTGGCGATCACGTGCCCGACCAGGGCCGCCGCGGCCACCGGCGCGAAGGCGCGCAGGGCATAGTGGCGCAGTACCACCTCGTGGGCGAAGACGATGCCCGCCAGGGGCGCGTTGAAGGCGGTGGCGATGGCCGCCGCGACGCCGCAGGCGATGGTGATGTTGTCCTCCGAGCGGCCCAGGCGCAGCAGCCGCGTCGCCGCCGAGCCGAGAGTCGCGCCCATGTGCACCAGCGGGCCGTACTGGCCCACCGAGGCCCCGGCCCCCAGGGAGACCAGGCCGGAGAGGGCCGAGAGCACCCCGGCCCGGGCAGGCAGGCGGCCGCGCCGGGTCTGGACCGCGGCGATCACGTCGGCGGGGGTGTGGGGGCGACGCTCGGGAATGGCGCGGTGCAGCTGGCCCACCACCAGGCCGCCGATGGCCGGCACCAGCACGGTGGCCAGGGCCAGCAGCTCGGGGTGGGCGAACATCATACGCCCGCGGGGGGAGATCAGCAGCAGGTCGTTGAGCCACAGCACCGCGGCCACGAACCCCACGGCCGCCAGCGCCGCCAGGCCGCCGATGAGTGCCCCCAGCAGCACCAGGCCCAGGAAGCGAATGACGCCCCCCGGTCCCTGCACCGCGCGGTCCCCTGCCTGTGGCATGCCCATGTTCAAGGTGTAGGTGCTGGGCGACGGAAGGTCCACCCTCGGAGGCTCCGGCCCCCCGGGCGCGGCATCGCTCGTTCATTCCGCCGGGAGGGCGGGACGATCCGGACGCTACACTGAACGGGAACCCAGTGGTGGCGACGGAGGTGAACGATGAGTCAGCACTATCGAGGCGGCTGTTTCTGTGGCGCCGTGCAGGTAGAGGTCGTGGGGGCGCCGGAGGCCATGGGGTATTGTCACTGTGAGTCCTGCCGGCACTGGTCGGCCGGCCCGGTGAACGCCTTCACCCTCTGGAAGCCCGAGGCGGTGCAGATCACCCAAGGCCGTGAGGAGCTGGACAGCTACCAGAAGACCCCCAATAGCCGGCGCCAATGGTGCCGGCGTTGCGGCGGCCATGTCCTGACCGAGCACCCCGGGATGGGCCTGGTCGATGTCTACGCGGCGCTGCTGGCCGATCTGCCCTTCGAGCCCCGGCTGCATGTGCACTACCAGGAGGCGGTGCTGCGGATCCCTGATGGCCTGCCCAAGATGAAGGACGTCCCGGTGGAGCTCGGCGGGTCCGGAGAAACCCTGGACGAATAGGCCCTGACCGTCCGCTGCCCGCCGGTGAGTCTCGGCGGGCAGCGCCAGCAAGGAGTTGCGGCACACGCGGTGCCCCACGGGCGGGATCAGTCCAGCGAGGTGGCGCCGATGCGGTGGATGCTCAGGTCGGCGCCGTTGAACTCCTCCTCCTGGGTCAGGCGCAGGCCGGAGACCCTGGCCACCAGGCCGTAGACGACCAGGCCACCGCGACCGCCACGCCGGCGAGCGACCCGACCAGCTGGGCCATCAGGCTGACCCCGCCGAGGCCGCCCAGCCACGCCTGGCCGAAGATGCCCGCGGCGATGCCGCCCCACAGGCCGCACACGCCGTGCAGCGGCCAGACCCCCAGCACGTCGTCGAGGCGCTCGACCCGTTCCTGGGCCCACTCGAAGAGCACCACGAAGGGTGAATCACGCCGTCATAGGGTCTGCCAGGGCGAGGAGGGCGGCTCCGATAATAGCTCATCGACGATTGTTAACGCTCGATCGAGGATCTCGCGGGTCTCGGCCGGGCCCAGGCATAGTCGCACGGCCTGGGGCGCCGGCTCGCTGCCCATGCAGAACGGCTCGGGGGTGGAGACCTTGACCCCTCGCCGGGCGAGCAGTGCCTGCACCTCGCTGCTGCGTCGTCCCGCCGGCAGCGGCAGCCATACCAGCGACGAGCCCTCGCGGCTCATCGGCCCGTAGGCGGCCAGGCGTTCCAGTGCCAGGGTGCGGCGAGCGGCGAGCTCGTCGACCTGCCAACGCAGCAGCTCGCGGCTGCCGGGATCCTCCATCCAGCGACAGGCCGCCTCCACCATCAGCGGCGGCACCATCCAGCTCTGGGAGCGCAGGGCCGAGCAGAGGCGTTCCTGCAACTGCTCAGGCACCGTGAGGCTGCCGATGCGCAGCCCGCCGGCCAGCACCTTGGACGTGCTGAAGATGTGCAGGGTGCGTTCGGGGGCCAGCTCGATCAGCGGCGTGCCTCGCTCGGCCTCGGGCAGGTACTGCACCGCGTCCTCGACCAGCCAGATGTCATGTTCCCGGGCCAGGGCCGCCAGGCGCTCGCGACGGGCGTCGGAGAGCCGTGCCCCGGTGGGATTGTTGAGGTCCGGAGTGGTGTAGAGCAGGCGTGGCGGTTGACGGGCGCACAGCCGGGCCAGGGCCTCGACGTCCATGCCGTCCTCGTCCATCGGCACTGCCATCAGACGCAGGTGAGCCTGCTGGGCGGCGCAGACGAAGCCGGGATAGGTCAGGGCGTCGCCTGCCACCAGGTCGCCCGGCTGGGCGAGGGTGCGCGTCACCAGGTGAATGCCGTGCTGGCCCCCCTGGGTGATCAGCAATCGCGTGGGGTCGTCGGGGAGGCCGAGGCTGCCCTGCCAGGCGGCGATGCGCGCCCGCTGGGCCTCGCTGCCCGCCTCCGGCTGGTAGTCGGTGGCGGCCTGCAGGGCCGCGGGGTCCTCGGTGATCGCTTGCAGCGCCCGCTGCAGGCCCCGGGCACGCAGCGGGTGGGGCGGCGGCAGGCTCATGCTGATGTCGATGACCCCGTCCGCCACCGGCTGGCCGGCGCGAAAGAAGGGCGCGTGGTCCGCCTCGGCCGGTCGGCGCACATAGGTGCCGCTGCCGACGCGGGATTCCACCCAGGCCTGGCGGTGGGCCTCGGCGTAGGCCCGGGTGATGGTGCCCACGGTGACGCCCAGGCGATCGGCGAGCTGGCGCTGGGGCGGCAGCTTCTCGCCCGGGGCCAGCTCGCCGCTGGTGATGGCCTCGGCCAGGGCCTCGGCGATGCGGCGATAGCGGGGGCCATCGTCGGGGAGGGTCGGTGTCCAGATTGTCATGGTGACAATAAAACCTTTGACGCCATTATTGTACCTATTATGCTCTGAAAGACGCGCAATATCCAGCGATCAATCCAAAATTGTATGGGTACAATA
The Halomonas sp. M4R1S46 DNA segment above includes these coding regions:
- a CDS encoding PLP-dependent aminotransferase family protein, encoding MTIWTPTLPDDGPRYRRIAEALAEAITSGELAPGEKLPPQRQLADRLGVTVGTITRAYAEAHRQAWVESRVGSGTYVRRPAEADHAPFFRAGQPVADGVIDISMSLPPPHPLRARGLQRALQAITEDPAALQAATDYQPEAGSEAQRARIAAWQGSLGLPDDPTRLLITQGGQHGIHLVTRTLAQPGDLVAGDALTYPGFVCAAQQAHLRLMAVPMDEDGMDVEALARLCARQPPRLLYTTPDLNNPTGARLSDARRERLAALAREHDIWLVEDAVQYLPEAERGTPLIELAPERTLHIFSTSKVLAGGLRIGSLTVPEQLQERLCSALRSQSWMVPPLMVEAACRWMEDPGSRELLRWQVDELAARRTLALERLAAYGPMSREGSSLVWLPLPAGRRSSEVQALLARRGVKVSTPEPFCMGSEPAPQAVRLCLGPAETREILDRALTIVDELLSEPPSSPWQTL